CCTTCtggttttattttcaacttctacACACTTTACATTTGCAGTCACTGGTGATGACTCCTAATTTTTCTCTTGATGAAGTAGTTCATACTTAGTATTCTTGGTTTTATAACCTGTGCATGGCTTCATGCATCTCAAGCTGAATGGCATCTGCTGTTTTACTGACTACTCAcctatttactgagagagagagatggaaggaaattttaaaatcctCCATTTCTCTAAGAATGAAGATTTACAGTGTGTGGTGGTATGAAAGATGAGGAGGAAAGAGACAAAGGCTTGCCTATCTTATGACTGGAATGCCAAAAGTTAGAACTTAAGGCAAGCAAGTTCTCTAAGAATTTGGTAGTTATGAGCATATTCACTATGACAGTATGAATTGACTTACAAGACCACTCATCACCAGGCTCAAacggacactgcaaagaaccttaatgtcTACAGAGTGCTGTACAAATGGTAACCAAATACAGAGCAATTAGTGTAATGTTAGTCCAGTTGTTCTTAAGCCCTAAGTCATGACCCAAAATTGGGTCACCAAGCCATCTGAATAGGTTGCCAAGATACACTGAGATTAtttgtaataatagtaaaaaaaaaaaaaaaaatacatatatatacattatatgaataaCCTGTTGCCCATCGGCACCTGGGCATCTTCGTATAAGGCAGATTGCAGCCTTCATACTGCATCTACAACCAGAGCATGACCTGACATGCAACCTCTTGCCTAAATCACCCCAATCTGAGAAGCTGGCTAAATCCATGCAGTGTCAGGACTctcaataaatattaattaatagaaTTTCATGTACAATGTATGAACAACCTCCTACTGGTTTCcagcaaaattaaattatattcatGAACATAATTTTTTACTATAATGTGTTACcattcaaggatttttttttcttgtttctggcTGCAATTGTCAATATACTTTTTTTGAGATACTTACGGTATTTCCATTAATATAACActtatcatttacttattttgtctTTGTTGGCTTTTTTATTACCAAGATGATTCTTTAATGATGTTGAAAACAGTGTTTATGATTACTGAAATTATGAGGACATGTGGTCACGAATGGACATTATGGACAGCATTCTGGGTTGGTGCCAAAAAAAGGTGAAGAACCACTGAGTTTGTCATTGCCTATGTGCATCACTGTATTTGGAAATTGGAGGCAAATGAACTTGTACCTGGGACAGGAAAGGTACTACTCATCTGCAAGGTTCTTCATTCTCAAAGGTCAGTTGATcaagatatataaattatggGTGAACAGCCAAGCaatgaaatgatataaaagtGGTTGGGAGTACAAGCTGATACACATTTAGAAAATACAAGAACCTCATACTTACTTGCAATTCTCTTCATTTATGGTTAGTTTGTTAATGCTTATTGCAAACGGATCAGCTTCAACGTCCTTCATTTCTGGCACTCTGTCTTCTATGCAGGTTCTAATGTTGTCCTTCTGACTCTTAACACATTCTCCACCTTTCTCGCCCATGAACactgaaaatgtaaatttgtaagaaaaaacatTCCATGTCATTACCTTAGAGGACCTTATTATACAGCATATTTGCCAGCCTACACGACTCACTCGTTTGACAAGAATATTATTGGTATGAGGGAATTTTATACCACTTCATCCTACTTTTATTAAGAATAACTTATGTGATTTTTGAGAAAGCCTTCTCATATAACCTACAGTTAAGTGCTTTTCAACATAATcacatctttaataataatttttaccctTCAATTCAAGCCCAGGTACACCTAATACAGCCTACCACTGTCTTATTGTAAGATAAAGTACTCTGTGATGATAAAGTTCTTGGGCTGGGATTATATGTATTATTTGCAATCAATACAAGGGACTATTATTTAACTACATGACACCTTTCTTGCATTCACAGACTTATTTATAAACCTTTTTATTCATGTACCTTACGCTAAACCTTAAGTGAGACATTTTATAGTGCCAGTGAAATATGGAACTAGCCTAGCCAACCGGTCAAAATGAACTTCGCacgtcttttttcttttgtaagaatGACTTTTCAGTTCAATTACTGTCTAGATCTAATTTAATATACAAGGGGCAAAATACACTAACTCCACATCCATTTGAATTTAGTTCACTTGCCATAAGAATTGAATTTATTACACCACAAATTCTTCAGTTACACTGACCCACTCTCATGGACTTTGATTACTCCAGACATACagtcatttctcataagtggagagtttactacacccacaagtgttgtatcatcagcatactgaacaatcttgttttccaggccaacagccaagaacactaccctgtggcactccaaacacaataggtcttggtttgctaaagatcctaTCATCAGGAACTCGTTGCTGcctacttgtaaggaaatcttgcAGTAACCTAAAAGACATCCACCAAACCTAAAAGATATCCACCACCTCCAAGATTCTCAAAGTTTATAAATATGAgccttgtgatttattaaatcaaaagtagcactaaaatctatctgaattactttACACTCAAAATCCTtaccaaggttctcttgcaaatggcaagtcaagtccAAAAGAGCATTACagatacctaactgcttcctatatgcatactggCTATcaattaacaatcctttagattccatcTATCTGAATTACTTATCAAAGCTttcttgcaaatggcatatcaAATCCAAAAGAGCATTACAggttaacaatcctttagattccatctatctgaattacttatcaaggttctcttgccaATGGCATATCAAATACAAAAGAGCATTACAGGTACCTAAATGCTTCCTATACacgtatgcatattgactatcagctaaatCAATTCCTTTAGATTCCAATTTTGGAGAGCACATACAGTACTGCAGTTATATGTGGAGCTTAAAAATAagtgtttctgcaattttaactttaatacgTAAATATACGCATTTAAATGGTTGtgaaagaagaatattaaattttggccagttagttaaacaaattctgcagtctgcagatattcCCCACTCTttagaacaggcactgtattactgaGCTTGCACTTGTCTGCAGATATTGCGCTgacctaaaaatctatagaatataCTAATCTTGAGAGACAACACacaagaaacatttttaaaaataacaatgggaaGAAACAATCAGAATCTTTTCCAACCACACTATCAAgaatatcaagaattttctttatgttcctagagcaaaatgcaaattttttaagaaCTGGTTCAGGATGGTACTACTTGAGATACAATAGTGTCATGTAGTCACAAATGTTTCTATCTACTGACCTTATGATGGATATTTCTAAAGATAACAAACTTAGGAGTTCTAGTCCCCTTTGGTATCCAAGGTACAGTATTTGAACACCTGCCCCAAACACCCAAGTCATTTTTAGACTCTGGGAGAAACACAAAGTCGGAGAGCTAACTTGGAAGAGGCCAAAAGGAATACATGAAATGTTAAAAGCAAAAAGCAAGGCAGCTGGGGCAGAAGGAATCCTCCAGAGATTTTAATACCATCTACAGTGTTCTATGTTATGTAAGACACAATGTAAGCTGTAATCTGCTTTGCTTAGATTATTAGTAACTACTGATAATGATTACAGAATCTCTCCTCTTCATGAAAACTCTAATATCTCCATGCCACGTACAGTAGGTCATACTTAGCATTCTTGTTTTACAACATGTGCATGACTGTTTTTATTCAACTACTGCCATTTTACTGACCATTCACTTAGTTACTGGCAAACTGTAAAGCAAGACAAAATGTAGAGTATTCATAATTCAATACTTTCTTTCACACTTCTTACACTTACTAATAGATCATATTAAAactgcattaaaaattaaaaaacaataacttgcaaaagaaaaaaaaccagctGAGGAATATTTTACAGAGCTATTGCCAGCTTGGCAGAAACAAATTTTGAGGTGGATGTTGGATGGATGCCTGAGGGACAAGGTGGTGTGAATGTTACCAGAGAGTGCTCATCTTCTGTGAGCAAGAAGACTGTAAGTCTGGGGATCACACAGATTGTGAAGTGGAATAACATGACTGACAGGGTTGTAATGAACAACCATCGCTTCTCACTCATTAGTCTGCCTCCTTAGTCCACTGCACATTCCTATCTAAGAACTGATTTTCTCAATGTGGTTACTAGCCACATGCCCACACCCAACATATGGGCATGAGAGCTAATGTGCCACCACTGCCTATCTTTTAATTTGTGGTCAGCTGTCCGAGTACTAATAGGACGATTTTAATGGAGTGGGCACAGAATGagcaaaatatatcataaatccAGGTTACATAACACAGTACTAATtacaaacagttttttctttatggCAAATATTTATCCATCATCTAAATCCCTAAATCCTATTCTGACCACACTAAAAAGTAATTGCTGCAACTGATACTCATTGTGCAATGaagtttaaaaatcaaaaaaatttaatattcctaTACTTACATGCTATTCTGTCACCATCTTTGTAACACACAAAGTCTAATCCTGCATCAATGGCTGCACGGGTGATGTTCAAATCTTGTCGTTCCCGTTCATCCATGCATACATCTAACTTTGTGAACATATCTTCCACACATTCCATTAAACTTTCACGTCGTCTGAAATGACAAAATTACACTCTTAAGTATGGTATTCATGCTTTGCATTTAAGAGAACGAATCAACATACTTTGGGATGTTGAGCAATGAATGGCAGAAATATGTCATTTTCTTGGGAGAAAAAATGATCCAGTTTATTATTAATCTAGATTTAAACTATCTTGATATGGTGGTTGAGGTTAAAAAAATCATCTAGCAAAGGAACATAAAAAAGGGGGGTGAAAggggaagagaaataaaattatcaatcatGCTCATCTTAATATTTGGCTTATTCGTTACAGTATCTAATTTTCAGGATCtctaaattattaaataaaaaccaaaatagatCTTACCAAAAAATAAACCCTGCTCACTCACTGATCCAGTTGAAAtacttaataattatatatggactggagtaaatgaataatgagattaCTTGATTCAACAGTTGAAAGGCAGATCATGGTTTGCTGTTTTGCTTTTCACTGGAGATCCCTTTATTAGGGAAAATAGCTTATTggtgtataaaaatattaaaaagatgaaaatgaaagaatttcagaTCTGAATGCGTGTGGATATAGTACACTTGTATGTTATGGGAAGAGTGGAAATACAGGaaaatttcttgaagaaaaagagATTAGTTGTAATGAAAGGTGAGAAATTggttttagatttaaaaaaaaaaaagaacttttgttAATGATGCTTGGGAAGCATGATGAGGTTAATTAAGTACAGTATACTTATAAGACAAAGCATCTGCGTCCTCTACACCATGGTATTAATGGCACTCATTCTGCAGTTCaagaaatgtgaaaacaaaattattctcacCCACAATACTTCTTGAAAACCAAATCCAATTGACCCCTTGGGATACTTCGATTGATTTCATGCTGGAGTTTGTCCCATTTGATAATTTTCGTGATACAAGGTACTAAATTTTTCTGtgattcctgaaaaaaaataaaatggggaaaCATTAGAAAGATAAACGTACAGTAACAACTCAACTTAAACAGATGCTTTGGGGGTCTGGCTTTCTAACAAGTACAAAAGACCCTATGAAAAAACCTATGCTTGAGTATTGTCTgaatatcttacagctaacaatTCCACATAGTCCCTAACCTGAACTAATCTGTAATTTACCCTTAACAGTCATTTTAAGAGATTTAAAATTGTATCACATATAAAATGGtagcataataaaatataatgataataatgtagctGGTAAGTACAACTAAatcagtaagaaaaaatatagtacAGTTCAATAATAGGGAAATAGTGAATACTAAGGCAAGAATGTGAAAACATAACAAATTCTGAGGTTTCACAGCAAGCAAGTTCTTATTTTGCACAACCCTAGACTGCCTTCTGTATATGCCACTTTGAGGATATTATTACTGAAATTCTATTAGGTCAATGGCAGTCAAGATATCCAGCTCATAAGAAAGTGTTTTCAGGATATGAGAAAAGCCGAGCAGATGGACAGGAATCACAAGCATGAATCAGAGGGGTAGGAGCTTTTCACACTGCAGACGGGGAAGAATGAGAGCACTatagtaatactgtacagtacaattaaACTCAGAAAATGGCACTTACAACTTCACAGTTTACCCTGTGTAGCCTTTTACAAGAAGTTAGTCTTCAAATTATCAAACCAGCATTTAGCACACTTTTGTATGGAAGAATTGAAAGCAAAAGAAGTAGCACCAAAACCACTAACTGCCTCAAGGTCTTAAAATGTTTTGTGCCTTTTAAACAATAGCTGATTGAAAAGGTACATCACTGGCATTCATGTATAACCTGCACTTTCAGACAGGTTACAGTATACATGAATGGCAGCAGACAAATCCTTAAGGAAgttaagaatttttattcttagttttggTGTAATGATTCATTAAATAATGATGTCACCAGACATGTTTTCCTTATTAATGTCATAATACAAGGACTATCTGATCCAAAGATAGGttctaaataagttaaaaaaaaaaaaaaacaagaaagaaggcaTTTGGTGTGACATAGCTGCACCAGGATAAATTACAGATGTGGTCAATgttcatatattttgccatttcatgTACAAGCACAAAGGATGCCAACTACTTTTGTGTCCCAAGTGCTCTGTAACAACTTAAGTTTCTGGGATAAGGAAAACTGAATTCCACGTATACCTCCCATGACCGCTCCAAGACGTTCATGGTAAAAGCAAAGGTGACTGACCCAATTGTGTTGTATGAAAGCCTCAGTTCTCTACCTGATGACAAATGTGACAACCTGAGGATCTCTTACAAAACATAGTCCTCCGTACTCCATAAAGGGAGCACTAAAGTTAAGGGTTTTGCTGCTGCTTTCTTTCATTAGCAACTTTTAGCAGAATGCATgtcaaacattcacttttaacatAGTAAGGTTAATAATCTGctagaagaataataataatagtggccaTAACTTAAACTATCTCAGAAATCATAACCAAAGAACTTACCTAATACAGTATTCTATAAATATTAATACCTTCACTTACACATATCTGTTAATATATTCACTCATCAACTTGATACATGAATCAACATGTATCAAGTTGATGAGTGAATATATTAACGGATATGTGTAAGTGAAGGTATTAATATTTATAGAATACTGTATTAGGTAagtgatatgtatttatataccatTTGCAAATTAATCTATATATCAATCACTGCATGAATTTTGtgcttaaaacattatttttagacTGGGTAAAATACTGGTTCCTTaggagacaagaaaaaaaaaaaaaaaagattttgttaaGATAGTCCATACAATATAAAGTGCATCAACACACCTCAATGTCTTTCACAGCCTGTTCTCCAACCCTTGTCCTACAGCGGTCCTTCCAATCTGCAATCTGTTCTATGTCATCTGGACCTGTGATGTCTAGTGGTGAGAACGTAGTAGTTGAATCATCCATATCTCCATGAActgtaagagaaaataataatattactattttatGACATGTCATaactgttttaaataaatttaccgAACCAAGCTAGAAGGCTTTCAACAAAAATCTGCTTCTCCtgcaactaaaaattttttttgaaatcttTTGTTGGTTTTTACCAAGAGTGCAAACTGAGTAAAGGAGGCTTGATGGTTGGTTACTCTGATTTACCTTCCCAAGGTTGTTAATTGTGGTTTATTTTAACATACAATCCATCAGTTTACATGAGCCTACCTGTGTATCTTTAGCCAGATTTTAATAATAGTTCTTTTTGTTGGGGtactttttagctttttgttcTTGAGTATCCTTAATAAGCTTAATACAAAAATCTACTGCAAATTCACTGTTACCAGGATATTTACTAATGGATGTTGTTATTTGGACTTTTTTTTCTCAATGCTTTGTTTATGCTCCAGTGTACATGAGCGTTGGACTCCGCACTTGATTTTCAATACCTATGATGCCCTGCAATATGACAAACCATAAGACAAAGTGAGTGAGTCTGTGAATCAACTTCCTAGCTTAGTCCACACCTAGACACTAGCTTGTGAATCAGCTTCCTAGCTTAGTCCACTCCTAGACACTAGACTAAGCTAAAATCATTACAAGCTCTAAACTATACACCAACCAAGGCTAGGCCTAGCACCAAgctattctgcaatgttaggcaGCCACTAAGCAGGCTAGTCTGAACTATCCAGGGCTTAGGTTTGGTGACTATGTCAAGCCTAGCTAGTTTGGCAAATTATCCCAGCCCAACCTACTCCCTAAGTGCGTTTGCCTGACGGAACTGGCCAACTTTGGCAACTCTGTCTATGATGAGTTAGGATTTCATAATCATGTAAACAATTCTTGTATAACTATAAAGTGAAGAGTGAGTGTAAGCCTCTTGTGACCAATCAGGCCAATACCAT
This Macrobrachium rosenbergii isolate ZJJX-2024 chromosome 42, ASM4041242v1, whole genome shotgun sequence DNA region includes the following protein-coding sequences:
- the LOC136828311 gene encoding 27 kDa hemolymph protein-like isoform X1, which translates into the protein MELLRISRAWTWAAVIFLLCISVHGDMDDSTTTFSPLDITGPDDIEQIADWKDRCRTRVGEQAVKDIEESQKNLVPCITKIIKWDKLQHEINRSIPRGQLDLVFKKYCGRRESLMECVEDMFTKLDVCMDERERQDLNITRAAIDAGLDFVCYKDGDRIALFMGEKGGECVKSQKDNIRTCIEDRVPEMKDVEADPFAISINKLTINEENCKKINTMHQCIVEWTEKCDDSTPSNILDSLIVQILKVTPCKQTSGATTLLPWMLMLLAAALTAANILL
- the LOC136828311 gene encoding 27 kDa hemolymph protein-like isoform X2; this encodes MEERWIIAVHGDMDDSTTTFSPLDITGPDDIEQIADWKDRCRTRVGEQAVKDIEESQKNLVPCITKIIKWDKLQHEINRSIPRGQLDLVFKKYCGRRESLMECVEDMFTKLDVCMDERERQDLNITRAAIDAGLDFVCYKDGDRIALFMGEKGGECVKSQKDNIRTCIEDRVPEMKDVEADPFAISINKLTINEENCKKINTMHQCIVEWTEKCDDSTPSNILDSLIVQILKVTPCKQTSGATTLLPWMLMLLAAALTAANILL